In Fibrobacterota bacterium, the DNA window CCCTAAGCCGGATTCGGCGGGATGGATCAAGCTGTGGCGCGGGGATAATCCCCAGGATTTTTTCACCTATTACAGCCCGACCAGCAGCAATAACGCCTTCCCGGACAATACCTTCAAGTTCAGCAAGGACACCATCGTGGTCTCGGGAACGCCTACCGGCCATATCATGTTCAAGCAGTCGTTTTCCCATTACCGCATCCGCTTCGAGCAGATGGAGCCTACCAAAATCGGGAATTGCGGCATGATCGTCCATGTCCAGATGGGCGACCCCGTCCTGTTCGGCTCATTCCCCCGCTCCATCGAATGCCAGGGCGATCCCACCCAAGGCATCGGCCAGGTTTGGTGCATCAGCAGCGTATGGGTCTCCGTGCATGCGAAAACCGGAAGCGGTGCCCCCCGCTATGATCCCACGGCGCCGCTGATTACCTACGGGGCCAAGGATGACAACTCCCGCCAGATCCTCGGCGTGAAGGAACCGGCCGAGGCACTCAACGAATGGGTGCTCGTCGAGGCCGAGGTGCATGGCTCGGACAGCCTGGCCCATTTCGTACGGGGCGAGACCATGATCAAGTATTCGAATCCCCATGTCGGGCCGGCCAACAATCCCAACCAGGTGGATAAGGTCCTGAAAAGCGGTCTGGTGGCGTGGCAATCCGAAGGCGTGCCGGTGCGTTACCGCAATATCTACATCAAGCTGTTCAAGGAAGATCCCTTGTACGCTTCCCTTTACGGGACCACCGGCATAGCCGATTACCGGATCCTGCCCAAGGCGGGCGTCAAGCCGGCGCTGCGGATGGAAGCCGGGGTCTTGAGCGTTGTGCGCGGGTCCCAAGCCTTGACTCTGACGGGACAGGCCTTGCCCGTCAAAGGACTCTGAAAGTTCGATAACCGGTTTTCGCTAGGCCCGTTTGCATCCACCGATTGGAACGGCTCGGCTAGGGAATAAGGAGCGCGCCCGAGCTGGCCTTTTGCGCAACGTTGACCCGTACCATGTACATCCCGCGGCTGAGCGTAGAGGTATTCAGGCGAACCTCGGAGCCCATGACCCCACGCATTTCCAAGCGCTTGGCGCCGCGCAGGTCATAGACCGCGATATCCTTGGGAGCCGATGCGTCGCCAAGGAAGCGCAGGATATTCCCATCCTTCCCGGATATCATCCTCCAGGCG includes these proteins:
- a CDS encoding DUF1080 domain-containing protein, whose translation is MGKVFRASMVILSLAAAARSQTSTVQLPKPDSAGWIKLWRGDNPQDFFTYYSPTSSNNAFPDNTFKFSKDTIVVSGTPTGHIMFKQSFSHYRIRFEQMEPTKIGNCGMIVHVQMGDPVLFGSFPRSIECQGDPTQGIGQVWCISSVWVSVHAKTGSGAPRYDPTAPLITYGAKDDNSRQILGVKEPAEALNEWVLVEAEVHGSDSLAHFVRGETMIKYSNPHVGPANNPNQVDKVLKSGLVAWQSEGVPVRYRNIYIKLFKEDPLYASLYGTTGIADYRILPKAGVKPALRMEAGVLSVVRGSQALTLTGQALPVKGL